CTTCTCCTCCCGCTCTCAAACACAACAAGCTCCGCTCTGTCTGTATTTCAATGTTCTTTCCCTTCAGTGGGTGTAACCAACGTGGTGAAATCTAAGAGCTGACAGGCCCCGTTCACTGCAGAATGAGTTGCTGTTCAGATAAGAGCTCAGACTAGTTTCACATATCAGGAAGTAAGACTCAGATGGGCATTTGTCACTGTGAACAGAAATGGCGCAGAAAGGAGTTCAGCTGGACCGGGAAACCTTCTCttgttccatctgtctggatctactgaaggatccgGTGACTACTTCCTGTGGACACAActactgcatgaactgtattaaaagCCACTGGGATGAAGAGGATTATAAGAACAtctacagctgtcctcagtGCAGGCAGACGTTCACACCGAGGCCTGTCCTATtgaaaaacaccatgttagcagatttagtggaggagctgaagaagactggactccaagctgctcctgctgataactgctatgctggagctgaagatgtggcctgtgattTCTGCACTGGGAGAAAACTCAAAGCACACAAGTCCTGTTTGATGTGTCTGATGTCTTACTGTGATCAACACCTCCAGCCTCATTATGATGTTCCTCAactaaagaaacacaagctggtggagccCTCCAAGAAGCTCCAGGAGAACGTCTGCTCCTGTCATGATGAGGTGATGAAGATGTTCTGCCGTACTGATCAGCAGCttatctgttatctctgcttaatggatgaacataaaggccacgacacagtctcagctgcagcagaaaggACTGAGAGGCAGAAAAAGCTCAAGGAGAGCCgacaaaacatccagcagagaatccaggacagagagaaagatgtgaagctgcttcaacagCAGGTGGAGGCCATAAATCtctctgctgataaagcagtggaggacagtgagaagatcttcactgagctgatccgtctcctggagaaaagaagctctgatgtgaagcagcaggtcagatcccagcagaaaagtgaagtgagtcgagtcaaagagcttcaggagaagctggagcaggagatcactgagctgaagaggaaggacgctgagctgaagaagctctcacacacagaggatcacaaccagtttctacacaactacccctcactgtcaccactcagCCAATCTACATCCAGCATCGATATCTGTCCTCTGAGCTACTTGGaggacgtgacagcggccgtgttggaagtcagagataaactacaggacGTCCTGAGAGAGGAGTGGACAAAAGTCTCACTCACTGGGACTGAAGTGGATGTTTCACTGCCACAACCAGAgcccaagaccagagctgacttCCTAAAATATTCACGTGAAATCACATTGGACCCAAACACAGCATACACACATCTATTATTATCTGAGGGGAACAGAAAAGCAACAAGAATGAGACAACAACAGTCATATTCTAGTCACCCAGACAGATTCACTGGATGTTCtcaggtcctgagtagagagagtctgactggacgttgttactgggaggtggagaggagaggagtagGAATTCGTGTAGCAGTCGCATACaagaatatcagcagagcagggagctggtatgaatgtgtatttgGATTAAATGACAAATCATGGGCATTACGTTGCGAAAAAAATTGTTATTCATTATGGTACAACAATGTCCAAACTCTCATCTCAGGTCCTGTGTCCTCCAGGgtaggagtgtacctggatcacagtgcaggtattctgtccttctacagagtctctgaaaccatgactgtcctccacagagtccagaccacattcactcagccgctCTATGCTGGACTACAGCTTTATTATTCTCCTGGAGGCACTGCTGAGTTTTGTAAACTGAAATAGATAGTCAGATAATAGTCATTTTGGGGGTAAAGTCTGTTTTTTAACTCTTCAACTTATTTTGTC
This Sander lucioperca isolate FBNREF2018 chromosome 9, SLUC_FBN_1.2, whole genome shotgun sequence DNA region includes the following protein-coding sequences:
- the LOC116052710 gene encoding tripartite motif-containing protein 16-like, with translation MAQKGVQLDRETFSCSICLDLLKDPVTTSCGHNYCMNCIKSHWDEEDYKNIYSCPQCRQTFTPRPVLLKNTMLADLVEELKKTGLQAAPADNCYAGAEDVACDFCTGRKLKAHKSCLMCLMSYCDQHLQPHYDVPQLKKHKLVEPSKKLQENVCSCHDEVMKMFCRTDQQLICYLCLMDEHKGHDTVSAAAERTERQKKLKESRQNIQQRIQDREKDVKLLQQQVEAINLSADKAVEDSEKIFTELIRLLEKRSSDVKQQVRSQQKSEVSRVKELQEKLEQEITELKRKDAELKKLSHTEDHNQFLHNYPSLSPLSQSTSSIDICPLSYLEDVTAAVLEVRDKLQDVLREEWTKVSLTGTEVDVSLPQPEPKTRADFLKYSREITLDPNTAYTHLLLSEGNRKATRMRQQQSYSSHPDRFTGCSQVLSRESLTGRCYWEVERRGVGIRVAVAYKNISRAGSWYECVFGLNDKSWALRCEKNCYSLWYNNVQTLISGPVSSRVGVYLDHSAGILSFYRVSETMTVLHRVQTTFTQPLYAGLQLYYSPGGTAEFCKLK